The following proteins are co-located in the Macadamia integrifolia cultivar HAES 741 unplaced genomic scaffold, SCU_Mint_v3 scaffold3662, whole genome shotgun sequence genome:
- the LOC122068261 gene encoding LOW QUALITY PROTEIN: U-box domain-containing protein 21-like (The sequence of the model RefSeq protein was modified relative to this genomic sequence to represent the inferred CDS: inserted 1 base in 1 codon), translating to MIPTWRGRRSGGGRRASASETQQPELEVTIPTHFRCPISLDLMKDPVTLSTGITYDRESIEPWIEAGNYSCPVTNRALMNVEQIPNHAIRRMIQDWCVKNRSFGIERIPTPRVPVTPIEVMEILSEIMDATRREDQSKCKNFVSKIKSKGKESDRNKKCLKANGAGRTLVAIFNTFAAISVEIYSELLEEILSTLTLMFPLDAETASLLGTPESLNCLVRFLKSGDLSTRRNAVLAIKEILCLDEEKVDALARIEGAKEAVVKLIKEPVCPASTKASLMVVYYLVSSFNSRDEIRSEFADMGLVDLLLEILVDSERSLCEKALGVLNGIFYSEEAREKAYGNALTIPIIVKKLLRVSDIATEFSVSIIWKLCKFEKRSDGGVLVEALXVGAFQKLLLLLQVGCGHETTKEKATELLKLLNLNRDKCECIDSMDFKGIKRSF from the exons ATGATTCCTACATGGAGGGGGCGGAGATCCGGTGGCGGCCGCCGTGCTAGTGCCAGCGAAACCCAGCAACCTGAACTGGAAGTAACTATCCCTACCCACTTCAGGTGTCCAATTTCACTAGACCTCATGAAGGACCCTGTCACATTATCCACCGGAATCACTTACGACAGGGAAAGCATTGAGCCATGGATCGAAGCCGGCAATTACAGTTGCCCAGTCACAAATCGAGCCTTGATGAACGTTGAACAGATCCCAAATCATGCCATAAGGAGGATGATACAGGATTGGTGTGTCAAGAATCGATCTTTTGGTATCGAAAGGATTCCAACTCCTCGAGTTCCAGTAACCCCAATTGAGGTTATGGAGATTCTTTCTGAAATCATGGATGCCACAAGGCGTGAGGATCAATCCAAGTGCAAGAATTTTGTGTCAAAGATCAAGAGTAAGGGGAAGGAGAGCGATCGAAACAAGAAGTGTCTTAAGGCTAATGGCGCCGGAAGGACTTTGGTGGCGATTTTCAATACTTTCGCTGCAATTTCGGTGGAGATATACTCAGAATTGTTGGAGGAGATCTTGTCAACACTAACCTTAATGTTTCCACTTGACGCAGAAACCGCTTCTTTGTTGGGTACACCGGAATCTTTAAACTGCTTGGTAAGGTTCCTGAAATCCGGCGATCTTTCTACGAGGAGAAACGCGGTTTTAGCCATTAAAGAGATTCTTTGTTTGGATGAAGAAAAGGTTGATGCCTTGGCAaggattgaaggagctaaagaAGCTGTAGTTAAGCTAATCAAAGAACCCGTCTGCCCTGCTTCAACTAAAGCTTCTTTGATGGTTGTTTACTATTTGGTTTCATCTTTCAATTCAAGAGATGAAATCAGATCAGAATTTGCAGATATGGGTTTGGTAGATTTATTACTTGAGATCCTTGTTGACTCAGAGAGGAGTCTGTGTGAGAAGGCTTTGGGTGTTCTAAATGGGATTTTCTACAGTGAGGAAGCAAGAGAGAAGGCTTATGGTAATGCTTTAACCATACCAATTATAGTTAAGAAGCTTCTGAGAGTATCAGACATTGCGACGGAGTTCTCGGTTTCGATTATTTGGAAGCTCTGCAAGTTTGAGAAGAGGAGTGATGGAGGTGTTCTTGTTGAGGCTC AAGTGGGTGCCTTTCAGAAGCTTTTGTTGCTCTTACAGGTTGGTTGTGGTCATGAGACAACAAAGGAGAAGGCAACTGAGCTGTTGAAATTGTTGAACCTTAATAGAGACAAGTGTGAGTGTATTGACTCAATGGATTTTAAGGGGATCAAGAGATCATTTTGA